One window from the genome of Paracoccus zhejiangensis encodes:
- a CDS encoding D-alanyl-D-alanine carboxypeptidase family protein: MTRKTRFARFWALILLAVLAPAITSAAPFAAYVMDARTGKPIYAQNADTKLHPASLTKMMTLYLAFAAIERGQVRLDSKFPVSSNAAAEPPSKLGLRAGQKIELRYLIRAAAIKSANDAATAIGEGIAGSEQAFAAQMTATARALGMRNTNFRNANGLTQEGHYSTAHDMSILGRRLFYDFPQYYSLFSRRSADAGIAQVSSTNKRFLDAYRGADGIKTGYTRAAGFNLTASAQRGNKRIVATVFGGTSTAQRNQVMAQLLDAGFGKAPSNVREVRPEPPQLLAQRVVRKAQVQPTAAATQPRELTLASSAPPQRTRRVMKVTPEAPAPVAAAAPVATLVETAAAAPVAAGRMALASSNRPRLRPAARGEAVDQAVRMAVAQDTAAPQSASLAAPVLASSSRPAPAPRSRNAAPAPVQTAAAEPAAAAPASSNRDLNLNSSHAPKPRSETVILAAMGEGDISPEAVEIVSRPPAGSRGYGVNLGRYRSQAEADKLLLQVALQGGPALEGGRRHVANTNRGFEANFTGLSKASAQLVCDRAAARQEPCTVITP, encoded by the coding sequence GTGACCCGCAAAACACGATTCGCCCGGTTCTGGGCGCTTATCCTGCTGGCCGTTCTGGCCCCGGCAATCACAAGCGCGGCGCCCTTCGCGGCCTATGTCATGGATGCCCGAACGGGCAAGCCGATCTACGCGCAAAACGCCGATACCAAGCTGCATCCGGCCTCGCTGACCAAGATGATGACGCTGTACCTGGCCTTTGCCGCCATCGAGCGCGGTCAGGTCCGGCTGGATTCGAAGTTCCCGGTCTCGTCGAATGCCGCGGCCGAGCCGCCCTCGAAGCTGGGTCTCCGCGCCGGCCAGAAGATCGAGCTGCGCTACCTGATCCGCGCCGCCGCCATCAAGTCGGCCAATGACGCCGCCACCGCCATCGGCGAGGGCATTGCCGGTTCCGAACAGGCTTTCGCCGCGCAGATGACCGCGACCGCGCGGGCACTGGGGATGCGGAACACCAATTTCCGCAACGCCAACGGGCTGACGCAAGAGGGTCACTATTCCACCGCCCATGACATGAGCATCCTGGGCCGGCGCCTCTTCTATGATTTCCCGCAATATTACTCGCTCTTCTCGCGCCGCTCGGCCGATGCCGGGATCGCGCAGGTCTCCTCGACCAACAAGCGCTTCCTTGACGCCTATCGCGGTGCCGATGGCATCAAGACCGGCTATACCCGCGCCGCCGGCTTCAACCTCACCGCCTCGGCACAGCGCGGCAACAAGCGCATCGTCGCCACCGTCTTCGGCGGCACCTCGACGGCGCAGCGCAACCAGGTGATGGCGCAGCTTCTGGACGCGGGCTTCGGCAAGGCACCCTCGAACGTCCGCGAAGTTCGCCCCGAGCCGCCGCAACTCTTGGCGCAGCGCGTCGTGCGCAAGGCGCAGGTCCAGCCCACCGCCGCCGCCACCCAGCCGCGCGAGCTGACGCTGGCAAGTTCCGCCCCGCCGCAGCGTACCCGCCGGGTGATGAAGGTCACGCCCGAGGCCCCTGCCCCGGTCGCAGCCGCCGCCCCGGTCGCCACGCTGGTCGAGACCGCAGCCGCCGCGCCCGTCGCCGCCGGCCGGATGGCGCTGGCCAGCAGCAACCGCCCGCGCCTGCGCCCCGCAGCCCGTGGCGAGGCCGTCGATCAGGCGGTGCGCATGGCCGTGGCACAGGACACGGCCGCGCCGCAATCGGCCAGCCTCGCGGCGCCGGTTCTGGCCTCGTCCAGCCGCCCGGCCCCTGCCCCGCGCTCGAGGAATGCGGCGCCCGCGCCGGTCCAGACCGCTGCCGCCGAACCGGCCGCAGCCGCGCCCGCCAGCAGCAATCGCGACCTGAACCTCAACAGCTCGCATGCGCCGAAGCCGCGTTCGGAAACGGTGATCCTCGCCGCCATGGGTGAAGGTGACATCTCGCCCGAAGCGGTCGAGATCGTCTCGCGCCCGCCGGCTGGATCGCGCGGCTATGGCGTCAACCTGGGCCGCTACCGCTCGCAGGCCGAGGCCGACAAGCTGCTGCTGCAGGTCGCGCTGCAGGGAGGCCCGGCGCTGGAGGGCGGTCGTCGCCATGTCGCCAATACCAATCGCGGCTTCGAGGCGAATTTCACCGGCCTCAGCAAGGCCTCGGCCCAGCTGGTCTGCGACCGCGCCGCCGCCCGGCAGGAACCCTGCACGGTGATCACGCCCTGA
- the clpS gene encoding ATP-dependent Clp protease adapter ClpS: MTDRKDGKDQIELATKPRAKTQRPPLYKVLLLNDDFTPMEFVVHVLERLFNMTHAQAIEVMLTVHRKGIAVVGVFSHEIAETKVAQVMELARRQQHPLQCTMEKE; the protein is encoded by the coding sequence ATGACCGACCGGAAGGACGGGAAGGATCAGATCGAACTGGCCACCAAGCCGCGCGCCAAGACGCAGCGGCCGCCGCTGTACAAGGTGCTGCTGCTGAACGACGATTTCACCCCGATGGAGTTCGTCGTGCACGTGCTGGAACGGCTGTTCAACATGACCCATGCCCAGGCCATCGAGGTGATGCTGACCGTGCATCGCAAGGGCATCGCCGTGGTCGGCGTCTTCTCGCACGAGATCGCCGAGACCAAGGTGGCGCAGGTGATGGAACTGGCCCGGCGGCAGCAGCATCCGCTGCAATGCACCATGGAAAAAGAATAG
- a CDS encoding class I SAM-dependent methyltransferase, with the protein MTDPRLELAFGETSPDGDLLILGASGAAGLQGFDPDRTLLVQGHFPDHRALQAQGWQVLAELPEGRAFDSALVFLPRAKAEAHALIAAASDRLKPGGALWIDGQKTDGVDSILKAMRALAPIEEQHNKAHGRIFRLTRPEGEWLPADWRAAPRVLADGFVTLPGVFSADGIDPGSALLAAHLPPRLPTRMVDLGAGWGWLAAQVLAREGVETLHLVEADHAALACARQNVTDPRATFHWADARDFRLPEPVNGVVMNPPFHEGRAADPGLGAGFIAAAARLLTGAGKLWMVANRHLPYEAVLSTQFAKVTEIGGDSRFKIIEATGARRAAGAGAKRGK; encoded by the coding sequence GTGACCGATCCACGACTTGAACTGGCATTCGGCGAGACCTCGCCCGATGGCGACCTGCTGATCCTCGGGGCCTCCGGCGCGGCGGGGCTGCAGGGCTTTGACCCAGACCGCACCCTGTTGGTGCAGGGGCATTTCCCCGATCACCGCGCGCTTCAGGCGCAGGGCTGGCAGGTGCTGGCCGAGCTGCCCGAGGGGCGCGCGTTCGACAGCGCGCTGGTCTTTCTGCCGCGCGCCAAGGCCGAGGCCCATGCGCTGATCGCCGCCGCCTCGGACCGACTGAAACCCGGCGGTGCGCTGTGGATCGACGGGCAGAAGACCGACGGGGTGGATTCGATCCTGAAGGCGATGCGTGCCCTCGCCCCGATCGAGGAGCAGCACAACAAGGCCCATGGCCGGATCTTCCGTCTGACCCGGCCCGAGGGCGAGTGGCTGCCCGCCGACTGGCGCGCCGCGCCCCGCGTGCTGGCGGATGGCTTCGTCACCCTGCCGGGGGTGTTTTCCGCCGATGGCATCGATCCCGGCTCGGCGCTGCTGGCGGCGCATCTGCCGCCGCGCCTGCCGACGCGCATGGTCGACCTGGGCGCGGGCTGGGGATGGCTCGCCGCGCAGGTGCTGGCGCGCGAGGGGGTCGAGACGCTGCATCTGGTCGAGGCCGATCATGCCGCGCTGGCCTGTGCGCGGCAGAATGTCACCGACCCGCGCGCGACCTTTCACTGGGCCGATGCCCGCGATTTCCGCCTGCCCGAGCCGGTGAACGGCGTGGTGATGAACCCGCCCTTCCACGAAGGTCGCGCGGCCGATCCGGGGCTTGGCGCCGGCTTCATCGCCGCCGCCGCCCGGTTGCTGACCGGCGCGGGCAAGCTGTGGATGGTGGCGAACCGGCACCTGCCCTACGAGGCGGTGCTGTCGACGCAGTTCGCCAAGGTCACCGAGATCGGCGGGGATTCCCGCTTCAAGATCATCGAGGCGACGGGGGCCCGACGGGCCGCCGGGGCCGGCGCTAAAAGGGGCAAGTGA
- a CDS encoding SDR family NAD(P)-dependent oxidoreductase: MGLSIQGKTAIVTGAGRGIGLAIARHFVERGANVMFADSDEALLEAELGSDPERDGPVRSFSGDMSEKLAMANLLSATLDAFDRVDILVNAHRLVRASDPLDTDVDTLDEMMRQNMMAGLRMSQLVARRMIKQGEASPDADEIGSIVNISTLAGTRPVPDLLGYSIACAALEQATRGLALTLAPHRIRVNGVSFSSVMSHELKLSLREDGSLRERVIAGTPMGRIAAADEVADTVLYLVSSGASFVTGQILTVDGGRSLADPVTGSML; encoded by the coding sequence ATGGGACTGTCGATCCAGGGAAAGACCGCCATCGTTACCGGCGCGGGGCGTGGCATCGGCCTGGCCATCGCCCGGCACTTCGTCGAGCGCGGCGCCAACGTGATGTTCGCCGACAGTGACGAGGCGCTGCTGGAAGCCGAGCTTGGCAGCGACCCCGAGCGTGATGGCCCGGTGAGGTCCTTTTCCGGCGACATGAGCGAGAAGCTGGCGATGGCCAACCTTCTGTCCGCGACGCTCGATGCCTTCGACCGGGTGGATATCCTGGTCAACGCCCATCGGCTTGTGCGGGCCTCGGACCCCTTGGATACCGATGTCGATACGCTGGACGAGATGATGCGCCAGAACATGATGGCCGGCCTGCGCATGTCGCAACTGGTGGCGCGGCGGATGATCAAGCAGGGCGAGGCAAGCCCCGATGCCGACGAGATCGGCTCGATCGTTAATATCTCGACGCTGGCGGGCACCCGGCCGGTGCCGGACCTGCTGGGCTATTCCATCGCCTGCGCGGCGCTGGAACAGGCGACGCGGGGGCTGGCGCTGACGCTCGCCCCGCACCGCATCCGGGTGAACGGGGTTTCCTTCAGCAGCGTCATGTCGCACGAGCTGAAACTGTCGCTGCGCGAGGATGGCAGCCTGCGCGAGCGGGTGATCGCCGGCACGCCGATGGGCCGGATCGCCGCCGCCGACGAGGTGGCCGATACCGTGCTTTACCTGGTCAGCAGCGGCGCCAGCTTCGTCACCGGCCAGATCCTGACCGTCGATGGCGGTCGCAGCCTGGCCGATCCGGTCACCGGCAGCATGCTCTGA